GGATATAAAAAAACTGCTTTTGGAGGAAGGTATAAGCGGATTTGTGCTAAACGACGTGAGCGCAGGAGCTTTTGGAGAGTGGTATTACGATCATAGGGACAGTAGAAATCTTCTTTTCGTAGCCATAGGTACAGGCTTGGGGGCCGGTTTTGTTTGCGAGGGTAGAGTTTTCTTAGGTAGCTGTGGGAGCGCTTTAGAATTAGGTCATCACATAGTAGAGAAGGATGGAGAGCTCTGCAGTTGCGGAAGGCGCGGATGTTTGGAAGCTTACTGCTCTTCTTACGGATTGGAAAGGATATACAAAAAACTCTCTGCTGGAGAAAGCTTAAAAGACTACCAAATAGTGCTGAGAGCAAAGGAGGGAGACCAAAAGGCACAGGAAGCTATAGAGACCTTTAAGGACTACCTTACCATAGGCTTGATGAACGCCGTTCATATATTTAACCCAGATAGGGTAGTTTTGGGGGGTGGGCTAATACAACAGCTTAGAGAGTTTATGGATGATATGGAAACTCGTCTGAAGAAAGCTGTGGAAGCATTTCCTTCTCAGTGCTTTAAACTTGACTTTTCTAAGTGCGGTGAATTTTGCATGGCAAGGGGTGCTTTAGCCTTAGCCTTAGCAGACGATAGATAAGATTATGGAGATCCGTCGCATAGAGGGCGTCTTCCTACAGCATGCTTTGGAAACCTCTCAAGGTCTAAGAGCGGGGAATGTGAGCAAGGAGTTAAACCTTAGATTGCTATCCACAGTTCCTGAAAGTCTTCTCCAGGCTTTCTCAGAAAGTTCAGGTGGATTAAAGGGATACGTGTTGGAAGCCTACGGAAGGAACCTGAGGATATTGCTAAACAATAACCAAGAAATATTGGCTGAGAATATGTCCGATGTTGAGGTGCAAAAAGGGGATTACTTGGAGCTTGCCCTTGAGGGTAAAAATCCTTTGAGCTTGAGGATAATCTCACTTCAAAGAAAAACTGGTATAGACCAAATTTTAGATATTGCTTTTGGACCTTCGGAAAGTTTTCTGTTCAGCCTTGAAGAGGAGGACATAGCATCTCTAATAAGAAACTCAGGCCTTTTTTACGAGAGAAAGCTTTTGTCTCATCTTAGAGGGGAAGTAAGCTTAAAGGAAATCTTAGAAGATGCAAAGGCTCAGATAATACTGAATCTTTTAAGCTTAGCAGAAGATGTGCAAAGCCAGCTTAACATACAAGAAAATAATGTCCAAAGTCTTGATTCTATAAAAAACCTCTTCTTAGCTATCATGAACAAGACAGAAAATTTAGCCGAAATAAGAAATCTTTTGAGAAACCTCTATCTTGAAAACTTAAACAATTGGGAGTTAGCCCAGTTTATAAGGTTCATAGAAAGCTCAGGAAATAGGCAGATTTTAGGAACGATGGAACGGGGGGATAAGGACGTTCTCATCCACCTTCTTTACAGAGAAATCCAAAACTTACTCCACACACCAGCAGGCAAAAGTTTGAATTTGGCTTTTGAAAGGCTAAAAACAATGGTCTTTTACCTTAAGGATACAGAAATAAAGGAACAACTTAATAACTTCATAAAGGCGCTAGACAATGGGAAAATTGAAGATTTGAGAGAGAGCCATAGAAAGCTTGTAGGTCTTCTGGAAGAAAGAGAAAAGCTTTTGCCTTTGAGGGAAAGGATAGAGAGGGACGGCCTTCAGTGGATAGAACGTCTAAACATTATTATCCAAGCACAAAGAATTATGGCGAATGATGGAGTGTTGGTCGTTCCCTTCAAGTGGGAAGGCCGAAAGGCAAGCATCATTCTAAGATCAAGCAAAGACGAATATAGAGTTTTTGTAAACCTCAATTACCCAGAAGGTTTTATTTCCGCTATGCTTTTATATAAAAAAGACTTGAGCCTGCGCTTTTATACGAACTCTGAAGTTTTCTACAGCAATCTTGAAACATCTAAGCATATTTTAGAAAGCATGTTGAAGGAAGAGAACATCAAGGTAAAGGAAATCGTGGTTAATCTTATCCCTACCCTTCAGGATTTAAAGAAAGTCATAAAAGGGGAAATTCACAGTACAAACCTTTATTTAGTGGTGTAACATGGCAGAAAGGAAAAAGGCGGTAGCAATAAGATACGATTCAAGCAAGGACAATGCCCCTGTTGTCGTCGCAAAAGGGTTTGGAGAATTAGCAGAGCGGATAATAAAGACTGCAAAAGAAAAGGGCATACCGATTGTAGAAGATAAAGAACTAACTTCTGCGCTTATAGGGGTGGAAGTTTTTGAGGAGATCCCACCAGAACTTTACAGGGCAGTAGCTAAAATTTTGGTTTTCGTGAAGAAGATAAGGGCTTAGCTCATGTTTTTGTAGGATTTTGCAGCGGAGTATAGGTGAAACTTTAGCAGTTGATAAACCCTATTGATATACTGAGAGGCGGTTCTAATTTTTTCCTCATTCCAGCTGATAAATGTATCTTCCAAGAGGTAGACTACCTCTTGAACATCTTTTGCTAACTCCCTATCCGCAAACACTGGCGAGAAGGCGCTCAAGGAAGGCAAGGATATTAATATTAAGGATAAAGCTTCAAGGGCAAGCTCCAAAAAGTAATCCTTTTTATTTTCCCCTTCTAAAAATTCTATGTTGTTCAACAGTTCAAGGAGCATTTCAAAGATATCTAAGTAAAAGAACGATATGCGTAGGGACGCCTCTGGGGGTAGCTTTATCTTCTTAGCGTAAAGGATGATGTTAATTGACCTTCCCTGCTGAGAAACCAGATACTCTAACCTTCTTAAAAAACTGTATATATATCCTTCCATTATAGAATATACCTTGAAAGTTCCATGTCCTTTACCAAACCAATTAATTTGGCCCTAACAAACTTACTATCTATTATGATACGCTGTCCGCAAAGTTCAGGAGCATTAAAGGATATATCCTCCAATAGCCGTTCCATTATGGTGTATAGCCGCCTAGCCCCTATGTTTTCCA
This window of the Thermocrinis sp. genome carries:
- a CDS encoding ROK family protein encodes the protein MKKGIDVGGSFIKVLWEDGKREKVYVRNVSKNKEAFVERLREIIREGNPTKVGIAVAGFTSLEGVVYRSPNIPALDGVDIKKLLLEEGISGFVLNDVSAGAFGEWYYDHRDSRNLLFVAIGTGLGAGFVCEGRVFLGSCGSALELGHHIVEKDGELCSCGRRGCLEAYCSSYGLERIYKKLSAGESLKDYQIVLRAKEGDQKAQEAIETFKDYLTIGLMNAVHIFNPDRVVLGGGLIQQLREFMDDMETRLKKAVEAFPSQCFKLDFSKCGEFCMARGALALALADDR
- a CDS encoding EscU/YscU/HrcU family type III secretion system export apparatus switch protein, encoding MAERKKAVAIRYDSSKDNAPVVVAKGFGELAERIIKTAKEKGIPIVEDKELTSALIGVEVFEEIPPELYRAVAKILVFVKKIRA